In Bacteroides cellulosilyticus, the genomic stretch GCCCCTGCCACATAATATTTGTAGCAGGGGTAAATTTTATAATTTACAAAGAATAAAGATATGTATAAGCTTTTATATAACATTTCATTTGCCGAATTGAAAAGAGAATGGTTACTATTGTTAATAATCAATTTCTGTATAGCACCCATAGAAATGCTGGCAAACTATAAGATTGAATCTTCCAATTATATTTTAAGAATAGCATCCAAAGATAAAGGAAGGTTGCTGTTGCAAAACAAACAATCGGAGACATTGGTACAACTCGGTGAGCTAAAGTTTGACCGGTGGCTTCAACAGGAACTTGAAAACAATTGCAAGTATGAAATAATAGAGGTGGATGGAACAAGTGCCATTCGTATCCATTATTTTTTTTCTCCATCAGTACCGGCTTCGATAAAACTTACAGGTACATTCATAGTACACCAAGACCGGGTGGACGTACAATATTTGCTTTCAGGAGTTCCTGAAAAGTATAAAGCTGACTGGAAAGGATGCCAGTTCCGTTTCTGCCTACCCGAAAACGCCGGTACTCAAAAACTTCCGGAAGCTAAATTGGGGATATGGCAGCGGGATGCTAAAGGAGGACTTCCGTTAGAAACGGCCGATGCCAAAATTTTTCCGTTTTTGGTAAAAAACCGCTTGCTTTGCCTTGCTTATGGAGCCGATAACAGAGTCGACTCAAATTGGAAAGGCGAAGACTACAGACATACGATTCTGTCCCGTCAGGAAGACGGCAGCTATTTCACTCAGTTTTCAATCCTATTTCCTCCTTATGAATGGCCTTACGAAGCTATCAGTGCAAAATGGCAGAAACGTCCGTTTGCCTTGACACTCACCACAGATAAAGTCTATAACTGGTGGGAGGACGCAACTATCCCAATCGGCGTACAAGCTAAAATCATCAATACGTCACCAGTTCCACAAAAATGTATACTTAAGTATTGGATTCGCGACTATGCCGGAAATTACATAGTGAATGACTCCAAGAAATACTTCTTAGAAATAGGAGAAGTACAAGTTCACCCTATTGAATTTACAGCAGACACAGAACGGGAAATTTATTCTGTAGAAGTCTCCGTTGAAGATGAAAACGGAAAAGAACAGATTTTCTCGAGAACAAGTTTGGCTATATTGCCCCCTCATGAGTTTAAAGCCACACCCGATGAAAACATTATGGGGCTTTCAGCCTATTGGGCCATTCCCGATTCCATGAATCTAAAACGTTTATTAAACCGGATGGGAGTCCGATGGGTACGTAACGGAATCACCAGCAGTTTCAAAAACATAGAAGCTACATTTCACAATAACATAAACTGGAAGAAGAAATGGAAAGATACAGAGCGGGAAGAATTGATACGTTCCTTTTTCCGAAAGATTGTGAAAAATGGAAACAAGATATGGGAATTTGGTAATGAACTGAACATGAGTTCACCGGACATTGCCGGTGCCGGTGAAGGCATTGGTAAGGCTAGTTTGGCCGAAGCATATATAGAGTGGTTGAAAGCCATACGCAAAGTTCAAAAAGAAAAAACTGAATGGCAGAACATTCAGATTATCTCATTCGGAATAGCAGGTGCAGATGAAATCTTCCTGGAAAAGATTGTAGAATTAGGAGGATGGGACTTGCTGGACGGAATCGCATTGCATCCGGGCAGAGGTAATTTTACACCTGATTTTCCGGTAATCGCTCCTTGGGAAGACTTCAAAAAGCCCACTTTCGGATATCAATACTGGAATTATTACGGTTCTATCCGAGTAGTCAAGAACTTCATACAAAAGCATGGAGGCGACAAAGATTTGTACCTCACCGAAATATACGCGCTTGATTATCCCAATCATTCATGGAACGACACCCCTCGCGAAGCAGCGGAGAATTTATTATTATCATATGCGCTTGCAGCGGCAGAAGGAGTAAAGAATGCGCTTTACTATCAGCTATTTAACTCCGTATGGTTCGACCATTTAGGAGTAAATGCCACCAACCGGGAGTATTTCTTTGGGATGATCAACAGAGATTTAAGCTTCAAGCCTTCTTTGATGGCCTTTTGCAACACAGCTGAAGTATTGGATAAAGCCGTATTCAAAGGCTGGATACGGATGGACGAAAAGCATCCGCTTAGCAGAGGAATTTTATTTGATACTCCCCGGGGAAGCATGGCTGTACTTTGGGACAGGACAGAAGGAAATATTCTGACTCATCCCAACGGAGATATTTTTCCGGAACCTTGGGTAAGCTCATGGAAAACAAAAAAGAAACTGACATTGCCAAGCAATGTTCCCGAGGTCACCTTACTGAATGCCATCGGACAAAAACAGATAGTGCCTACTACCGATAATCAAGTAACTATAGAATTGACTGGTGCTCCTTGCGTAATATACGGAATAGATGCATCACGAATTCAGCTTTATCATTAATCAAAGATACCATAAAGTTCAAAAGATTAAGAATAATATAAACTATTTACCATGAATACTCCCAAAAAGATTACAGGAATCTTGTGCTTCTTACAGTGTTTTGTGCTTACGGTGTTGGCTGAAAGTCTTCCTAAAGACACTATATTCAGATATCTTGCTTCTAAAGCAAATTATGAAGAAGAAAACATTCCGAATTACGATCTACCTAATCCATTGATAATGAAAAACAGAACCACTATAAATACCCTGAAACAATGGAACCAAAAACGCAGGCCGGAACTACTCCGGCTCTTCGAAACGGAAATGTTCTGCAAAGCACCTAAACATCCGAAAGATATGCACTTCAAAATTCTGACAGAAGACAAAAATGCGTTAGGCGGTATAGCTACACGTAAGGAAGTTTCGATTTATCTGACAAAAAGTGACAAACACTACTTTACAGTCCTCATATATATTCCGAACAAGTGTTCAGGAGCAGTACCTCTATTCTTCGGATTAAACTTCAAAGGTAACCATACCATCAGCCTAGATCCCGGTATATCCTATCCAACTCCCGAAAAACAAAAAGAATTTTTATGGAAGAGATTGCCTCCCCGAGGCATTGCAGTTGCCCGATGGCCCATCGAGATGCTGATGGGAAACGGATACGCCCTTGTCACTATCTATCGCAGAGACATTGACCCTGATTTTGATGATGCATTTAAAAATGGAGTTCACCCTCTATTCTACAAAAAAGGACAACATCATCCGGCTAACGACGAATGGGGAACCATAGCCGCGTGGGCATGGGCCATGAGTTGTGCGATGAACTATTTCGAAGCAGACAAAGATATCAACACATCCCAAGTAGCCGTGTTCGGACATTCACGGCATGGTAAAGCCGCCTTATGGGCAGGAGTCACAGAGCAACGTTTTGCTATGATTATTTCCAATTGCTCCGGTTGCGGAGGGGCCGCCCTTTCCCGACGTGCAATCGGAGAAACCATTCAAGCCGTCAACCAACAGTTTCCCCATTGGTTTTGTCGCAACTTCTGGAAATACAACGGCAAAGAGAACACGCTTCCTTTTGACCAGCATGAGTTGATAGCTCTTTTAGCCCCACGTCCGGTTTATATTGCCAGCGCCACCGAAGATCAATGGGCCGACCCTAAAGGAGAATCGGAGTACATGCTACTCCGGTATATGAGTTTATATTCGGAGAAAAGGGGCTAGATGCCAAAGAGATGCCTCCAAGCGATACTCCTCTACAAGACGGTAGTATCGCCTACCACATTCGTTCCGGCAGGCACGACATCACTCAATATGACTGGAAACAGTATGTGAAGTTTGCAGATCAAATGGTTCAAAAAGTGACCATCACTATTTGCGTATGGAAGAATCAGGTTCCTATGCAAAATGTTTCCATACACTATGAAATCTCAGAAGATTTAATGAAGCCCCATAAAACAAAAAATATGGTTCTGAAAGACGGTACACTAATATTATCCAATATTTCCAACGGTAGTTTACGGTCGACAGGTTTTAAGGCAATCTCGTCATAAATGAAAGAGTCGTCGAAACTTATATTTGGGGCGTCAGTCTTGTTATTTCCGTAATACATTCTGTCCGGTCGTGCCCAATTAACACCGAGGCATATGGGGTATGACCCACAAGATAGATAGAAGTGTTAGCCAAGCAAAAAGATTGCTTTGTGTAACACTTCTATCTTAAGGATAATATGAACTGTTCTATTGCTTGATAATCTTCTTGGTTATGCGTTTGACACCATTTATGTCGAAGACTGCGTAATAGATTCCTGCATTGATCCCGGTCACGTTTATGCTGTGTTCCAAGGTATTACCTGATACCGGAATTGATTGACTTACAATCTGCTGCCCGATTACATTATAAATATAGAGATGCATTTGCTCGATGTCCGACTGAAAACTAGCTTTGATGAACAATCGATCCTTTACTGGATTGGGACTTATTTGTATATCTTTCCCGTTGACGTAAAGGTTCTCTATGCCGGTCGGGGCATCTCCGTGAAGCTGTATCTGAGAGGCATCCATGCCGTAAACAATAACAGGAGCTCCGGTTAGAGTTATTGTAGCTTTATGGTCTTTCACCGGGATCGATTCTTTTTGTCCGATGGCATTCAATACCGTAATGCTTTCTTCTTTGCAAGGCAAAGTCAGTTCCGTTTGTATATTCCATGAACTAATCCAAGGTTCCGGAGAACTGTTCCCATTGGGACGTGGAAGTATATCGCCTTCTATTCTGTCCCAAATAATACTCATAGGACCTTTAGGCGTATCGAACATGATTCCTTTGCTGAAAGGATTATTTTCACTGAACTTGATCCATCCTTTGAAACGGGCCCCATCCAACGCTTCGGATATATTGCAGTAAGCCATAAGGGAAGGCTTGAAACTTAGATCGCGGTTAATTAGACCAAAGAAATATTCGCGGTTGTCTTCTCTCACGCCTAATTGATTGTTCCATACAGAATTGAATAGCTGGTAATAGAGTGCATTCTTTACTCCTTCAGCAGCGGCAAGTGCAAATGAGAGGACCACGTTCTCGGCTGATTCGCGGGGAGTATCATTCCATGAATGGTTCGGAAAGTCAAGTGCGTAGACTTCCGTCAGGTATAAATCTTTATCATTTCCATGTGCTTTGATGAAGTTTTTGAGAGTACGGATGGAACCATAGTAATTCCAGTATTGATATCCTGAAGAAGGTTTCTCAAATTCATTCCATGGAACTGTTACAGGATAATCGGGAGTAAAGTTACCTCTTCCTGGGTGAAGTGCTATCCCATCCAGCAATTCCCAACCTCCTAGTGTGACGAGTTTTTCCAGGAATACTTCGTCAGTACCGGCAAAACCGAAAGATATAATTTTGATTTTTTGCCATTCCGTTTTTTCCGACTGTATCTTGCGAATAGCTTTTAACCATTTCACATAAGGCTCGGCCAATAGTGCTTTTCCGATACCTTCACCGGCTCCACCTATATCAGGAGAACTCATATTCAGTTCATTGCCGAACTCCCAAATTTTGTTTCCGTTCTTCACTATTTCTTGGAAGCAGGTTCGGATTTGTTTATCTTGTTCTGTATCACTCCACTTTTTTGTCCAGTCGATATTGTTATGATACATTGCTTCAATATTCTTGAAACTGCTGTTAATTCCGTTTCTTACCCATCTGACCCCCATTCTGTTTAGTAGCCGTTTCAATTCTGTTGAGTCGGGGATAGCCCAGTAAGCGGAAAGTCCCATGATGTTTTCATCAGGAGTAGATGTGAATTCATGTGGGGGTAGAAACCCTAAATTCGTTCTGTGGAATACTTGCTCCTTGCCAGTTTCATCCTCGATGGAAGCCTCTACAAAGTAGATTTCTCTTTCGCTTTCGGGGGTGAACTCAATGGGGTAGACCTGTAGCTGACCGGCTTCTAAAGTAAGTGACCGGCTTTCATTGACAACATAATTTCCGGCATAGTCTCTGATCCAATATTTGAGTGTGCAATTTTTCTTCTCTTGGGAAGTGTTGGCCAGATTTGCTTTTACGCTTAATGTTCCGGATGCATTCTCCCACCAATTGTAAGGTTTATCGGTACTGAGAGTTAATGCAAAGGGACGTCCTTTCCATTGGGCGCAGATGGCTTCGTACGGCCAGTCCGAAGAAGCCACCAGTACGGAGAACTTCGTGGAGTATGAACCGTCTTTATTATCAATTAAGACTGTGTGCCTGTACCAGTCATCCTTCCAACTGGAATTAGCCTTATTCTCAGGACCATAGGCCAGACATATTATTTTATCTTTTATGAGGAATGGGAAGAAATTGGAGTCTGCGGCTTCAATGGGCAATCCTCCTTGTGCATCCCGTTGCCATAAGCCGAGTTTGGCCTCTGGCAATATTTGGGTATTTGCCTTGTTGGAGAGTATGAAGCGGAATTGTGAGCCTCCCCAGTTGGTGACATATCCGGCAGGAACACCGGAAACCCAATATTGGACATCTACCCGGTCGGGACGTGCAATGAAGGTTCCGGTCAGTGTAATGGAAGAAGGTACAGATGAAGGAAAAGTGTAGGTGGCACGGATGGCCTGATATCCGTTTACTTCAATGATTTCATAACTGCATGTATTTTCCATTGTGATGGCAGGTGTCCATCCGAACTTTAGTTTTCCGAGTTGAATCAGGTTTTCAGATTCCTTGTTTTTGATGTATAAAGTCTCTGTGTTTGTACCTGATGCTTGCAGGATGTAATTGGGCATCTCAATTTTGTATAAAGTTTGTGCATTTAATGGTGCAATGCACAGACTTATCAGACATAATATCCAAACTCGTTTTAATTTGTGAACCGATTGAGGAAGTAGTGTCTTTTTCTGCATAAATTTTAGTAATTTAGTGATTATACAATTACAGCCGGAAACTGGCTGGCAAGACAAAACTAATGATTTGAAGCAGGTTGTTCAAAGAAACAGGGATAAATCATCGGAAACGATTTCATGAGAAAATGTAAAGATAAAAAAGAGGATGCACTGTCGCATCCTCTTCTATCAATACAAAATCTGTATTCTTTTATTTCTT encodes the following:
- a CDS encoding acetylxylan esterase, which gives rise to MNTPKKITGILCFLQCFVLTVLAESLPKDTIFRYLASKANYEEENIPNYDLPNPLIMKNRTTINTLKQWNQKRRPELLRLFETEMFCKAPKHPKDMHFKILTEDKNALGGIATRKEVSIYLTKSDKHYFTVLIYIPNKCSGAVPLFFGLNFKGNHTISLDPGISYPTPEKQKEFLWKRLPPRGIAVARWPIEMLMGNGYALVTIYRRDIDPDFDDAFKNGVHPLFYKKGQHHPANDEWGTIAAWAWAMSCAMNYFEADKDINTSQVAVFGHSRHGKAALWAGVTEQRFAMIISNCSGCGGAALSRRAIGETIQAVNQQFPHWFCRNFWKYNGKENTLPFDQHELIALLAPRPVYIASATEDQWADPKGESEYMLLRYMSLYSEKRG
- a CDS encoding T9SS type A sorting domain-containing protein, whose product is MQKKTLLPQSVHKLKRVWILCLISLCIAPLNAQTLYKIEMPNYILQASGTNTETLYIKNKESENLIQLGKLKFGWTPAITMENTCSYEIIEVNGYQAIRATYTFPSSVPSSITLTGTFIARPDRVDVQYWVSGVPAGYVTNWGGSQFRFILSNKANTQILPEAKLGLWQRDAQGGLPIEAADSNFFPFLIKDKIICLAYGPENKANSSWKDDWYRHTVLIDNKDGSYSTKFSVLVASSDWPYEAICAQWKGRPFALTLSTDKPYNWWENASGTLSVKANLANTSQEKKNCTLKYWIRDYAGNYVVNESRSLTLEAGQLQVYPIEFTPESEREIYFVEASIEDETGKEQVFHRTNLGFLPPHEFTSTPDENIMGLSAYWAIPDSTELKRLLNRMGVRWVRNGINSSFKNIEAMYHNNIDWTKKWSDTEQDKQIRTCFQEIVKNGNKIWEFGNELNMSSPDIGGAGEGIGKALLAEPYVKWLKAIRKIQSEKTEWQKIKIISFGFAGTDEVFLEKLVTLGGWELLDGIALHPGRGNFTPDYPVTVPWNEFEKPSSGYQYWNYYGSIRTLKNFIKAHGNDKDLYLTEVYALDFPNHSWNDTPRESAENVVLSFALAAAEGVKNALYYQLFNSVWNNQLGVREDNREYFFGLINRDLSFKPSLMAYCNISEALDGARFKGWIKFSENNPFSKGIMFDTPKGPMSIIWDRIEGDILPRPNGNSSPEPWISSWNIQTELTLPCKEESITVLNAIGQKESIPVKDHKATITLTGAPVIVYGMDASQIQLHGDAPTGIENLYVNGKDIQISPNPVKDRLFIKASFQSDIEQMHLYIYNVIGQQIVSQSIPVSGNTLEHSINVTGINAGIYYAVFDINGVKRITKKIIKQ
- a CDS encoding T9SS C-terminal target domain-containing protein — protein: MYKLLYNISFAELKREWLLLLIINFCIAPIEMLANYKIESSNYILRIASKDKGRLLLQNKQSETLVQLGELKFDRWLQQELENNCKYEIIEVDGTSAIRIHYFFSPSVPASIKLTGTFIVHQDRVDVQYLLSGVPEKYKADWKGCQFRFCLPENAGTQKLPEAKLGIWQRDAKGGLPLETADAKIFPFLVKNRLLCLAYGADNRVDSNWKGEDYRHTILSRQEDGSYFTQFSILFPPYEWPYEAISAKWQKRPFALTLTTDKVYNWWEDATIPIGVQAKIINTSPVPQKCILKYWIRDYAGNYIVNDSKKYFLEIGEVQVHPIEFTADTEREIYSVEVSVEDENGKEQIFSRTSLAILPPHEFKATPDENIMGLSAYWAIPDSMNLKRLLNRMGVRWVRNGITSSFKNIEATFHNNINWKKKWKDTEREELIRSFFRKIVKNGNKIWEFGNELNMSSPDIAGAGEGIGKASLAEAYIEWLKAIRKVQKEKTEWQNIQIISFGIAGADEIFLEKIVELGGWDLLDGIALHPGRGNFTPDFPVIAPWEDFKKPTFGYQYWNYYGSIRVVKNFIQKHGGDKDLYLTEIYALDYPNHSWNDTPREAAENLLLSYALAAAEGVKNALYYQLFNSVWFDHLGVNATNREYFFGMINRDLSFKPSLMAFCNTAEVLDKAVFKGWIRMDEKHPLSRGILFDTPRGSMAVLWDRTEGNILTHPNGDIFPEPWVSSWKTKKKLTLPSNVPEVTLLNAIGQKQIVPTTDNQVTIELTGAPCVIYGIDASRIQLYH